The following are encoded in a window of Maylandia zebra isolate NMK-2024a linkage group LG5, Mzebra_GT3a, whole genome shotgun sequence genomic DNA:
- the LOC143418613 gene encoding uncharacterized protein LOC143418613 isoform X4, with product MSANVYEAEPMKVDDEEVLFVLSLKWTNLKEPQKVKRLETRLHRMLQTWFNKCKHQVDCAVERTLKDGRVVVKAKPAPALADLQKLNNQTLTGRDGQSVTIISISLTLPSPELDTQVPEDASINLSASLQELQTMQHSALSDNQQHSSPTDTTAAVQHSSLSVNQQHLTPIDTPGAVQPSAMGKNEQHLKPTDTPAAVEDGALIVLSLKWTKSDDEPQKTKKPETSLHKMLQSWFNKCKLNVDCSVKRILKDGSAVINIKPAPAITELQKLSKETLTEKETEKGAGKGKKTTVTITSISLTLPSPELDTQLLTEDDSSVSLPEPQTEQVQVGKQSSRDPAGEEMYPCSVPVGLFWYVSHMYEEEMKLIEKENGVKIMADVKVRFEEDQKHGRPDRALEEFENLVQKSLVESSGSVIPLKFIDSDQWGDALKTIQKKKNKLLVTLTSETMTVRGPGQSQDVISKCLYADTHWKRNTDASHQE from the exons ATGTCAGCGAACGTCTATGAAGCTGAGCCCATGAAAGTC GATGATGAAGAAGTTCTATTTGTCCTCTCATTGAAGTGGACAAATCTAAAAGAACCACAAAAAGTGAAGAGGCTAGAGACTCGTCTACATAGAATGCTTCAGACTTGGTTCAATAAATGCAAACATCAGGTGGACTGTGCAGTGGAAAGGACCTTAAAAGATGGCCGTGTTGTGGTAAAGGCTAAACCAGCTCCAG cCCTGGCTGATCTTCAGAAACTGAATAACCAAACACTAACTGGGAGGGATGGACAATCAGTCACCATAATATCCATCAGTCTCACACTGCCATCTCCAGAGCTCGATACACAAGTACCAGAGGATGCTTCAATTAACCTTTCTGCATCTCTGCAAGAGTTACAAACG ATGCAGCATTCTGCTTTGAGTGACAACCAGCAACATTCATCACCTACAGATACAACTGCTGCA GTGCAGCATTCTTCTTTGAGTGTCAACCAGCAACACCTAACACCAATTGATACACCTGGTGCA GTGCAGCCTTCTGCTATGGGCAAAAATGAGCAACATCTAAAACCTACCGATACACCTGCTGCA GTTGAAGATGGAGCTCTCATTGTTCTCTCACTGAAGTGGACAAAGTCTGATGAtgaaccacaaaaaacaaagaagcctGAGACTAGTCTACATAAAATGCTTCAGTCCTGGTTCAACAAATGTAAACTTAATGTGGACTGTTCAGTGAAAAGGATCCTAAAAGATGGGAGTGCAGTGATAAACATTAAACCAGCTCCAG ctaTCACTGAGCTTCAGAAACTGAGTAAAGAAACACTAACTGAGAAGGAAACTGAGAAGGGAGctgggaagggaaaaaaaacaacggtCACCATAACATCCATCAGTCTGACACTGCCATCTCCAGAGCTCGATACACAACTACTTACTGAAGATGATTCTTCAGTAAGTCTACCAGAGCCACAAACT gAGCAAGTTCAGGTGGGGAAACAGAGTAGCAGAGATCCTGCAGGTGAAGAAATGTACCCTTGTTCTGTCCCAGTGGGTCTTTTCTGGTACGTGAGCCACATGTACGAAGAGGAAATGAAACTTATAGAGAAAGAGAATGGAGTTAAAATCATGGCAGATGTGAAGGTGAGATTTGAAGAAGACCAAAAACATGGGAGACCAGACCGTGCTCTCGAGGAGTTTGAAAACCTTGTCCAGAAAAGCTTAGTTGAATCCAGTGGCTCAGTTATTCCTCTCAAGTTCATAGATTCAGATCAGTGGGGCGATGCACTGAAAACCatccagaaaaagaaaaacaagctttTGGTTACTCTGACCTCTGAAACAATGACTGTGCGTGGACCAGGACAAAGTCAAGATGTTATCAGTAAGTGCTTATATGCAGATACAcattggaaaagaaacacagatgCTTCTCATCAAGAGTAA
- the LOC143418613 gene encoding uncharacterized protein LOC143418613 isoform X5, whose protein sequence is MSANVYEAEPMKVDDEEVLFVLSLKWTNLKEPQKVKRLETRLHRMLQTWFNKCKHQVDCAVERTLKDGRVVVKAKPAPALADLQKLNNQTLTGRDGQSVTIISISLTLPSPELDTQVPEDASINLSASLQELQTMQHSALSDNQQHSSPTDTTAAVQHSSLSVNQQHLTPIDTPGAVQPSAMGKNEQHLKPTDTPAAVEDGALIVLSLKWTKSDDEPQKTKKPETSLHKMLQSWFNKCKLNVDCSVKRILKDGSAVINIKPAPAITELQKLSKETLTEKETEKGAGKGKKTTVTITSISLTLPSPELDTQLLTEDDSSEQVQVGKQSSRDPAGEEMYPCSVPVGLFWYVSHMYEEEMKLIEKENGVKIMADVKVRFEEDQKHGRPDRALEEFENLVQKSLVESSGSVIPLKFIDSDQWGDALKTIQKKKNKLLVTLTSETMTVRGPGQSQDVISKCLYADTHWKRNTDASHQE, encoded by the exons ATGTCAGCGAACGTCTATGAAGCTGAGCCCATGAAAGTC GATGATGAAGAAGTTCTATTTGTCCTCTCATTGAAGTGGACAAATCTAAAAGAACCACAAAAAGTGAAGAGGCTAGAGACTCGTCTACATAGAATGCTTCAGACTTGGTTCAATAAATGCAAACATCAGGTGGACTGTGCAGTGGAAAGGACCTTAAAAGATGGCCGTGTTGTGGTAAAGGCTAAACCAGCTCCAG cCCTGGCTGATCTTCAGAAACTGAATAACCAAACACTAACTGGGAGGGATGGACAATCAGTCACCATAATATCCATCAGTCTCACACTGCCATCTCCAGAGCTCGATACACAAGTACCAGAGGATGCTTCAATTAACCTTTCTGCATCTCTGCAAGAGTTACAAACG ATGCAGCATTCTGCTTTGAGTGACAACCAGCAACATTCATCACCTACAGATACAACTGCTGCA GTGCAGCATTCTTCTTTGAGTGTCAACCAGCAACACCTAACACCAATTGATACACCTGGTGCA GTGCAGCCTTCTGCTATGGGCAAAAATGAGCAACATCTAAAACCTACCGATACACCTGCTGCA GTTGAAGATGGAGCTCTCATTGTTCTCTCACTGAAGTGGACAAAGTCTGATGAtgaaccacaaaaaacaaagaagcctGAGACTAGTCTACATAAAATGCTTCAGTCCTGGTTCAACAAATGTAAACTTAATGTGGACTGTTCAGTGAAAAGGATCCTAAAAGATGGGAGTGCAGTGATAAACATTAAACCAGCTCCAG ctaTCACTGAGCTTCAGAAACTGAGTAAAGAAACACTAACTGAGAAGGAAACTGAGAAGGGAGctgggaagggaaaaaaaacaacggtCACCATAACATCCATCAGTCTGACACTGCCATCTCCAGAGCTCGATACACAACTACTTACTGAAGATGATTCTTCA gAGCAAGTTCAGGTGGGGAAACAGAGTAGCAGAGATCCTGCAGGTGAAGAAATGTACCCTTGTTCTGTCCCAGTGGGTCTTTTCTGGTACGTGAGCCACATGTACGAAGAGGAAATGAAACTTATAGAGAAAGAGAATGGAGTTAAAATCATGGCAGATGTGAAGGTGAGATTTGAAGAAGACCAAAAACATGGGAGACCAGACCGTGCTCTCGAGGAGTTTGAAAACCTTGTCCAGAAAAGCTTAGTTGAATCCAGTGGCTCAGTTATTCCTCTCAAGTTCATAGATTCAGATCAGTGGGGCGATGCACTGAAAACCatccagaaaaagaaaaacaagctttTGGTTACTCTGACCTCTGAAACAATGACTGTGCGTGGACCAGGACAAAGTCAAGATGTTATCAGTAAGTGCTTATATGCAGATACAcattggaaaagaaacacagatgCTTCTCATCAAGAGTAA
- the LOC143418613 gene encoding uncharacterized protein LOC143418613 isoform X2 has translation MSANVYEAEPMKVDDEEVLFVLSLKWTNLKEPQKVKRLETRLHRMLQTWFNKCKHQVDCAVERTLKDGRVVVKAKPAPALADLQKLNNQTLTGRDGQSVTIISISLTLPSPELDTQVPEDASINLSASLQELQTMQHSALSDNQQHSSPTDTTAAVQHSSLSVNQQHLTPIDTPGAVQPSAMGKNEQHLKPTDTPAAVEDGALIVLSLKWTKSDDEPQKTKKPETSLHKMLQSWFNKCKLNVDCSVKRILKDGSAVINIKPAPAITELQKLSKETLTEKETEKGAGKGKKTTVTITSISLTLPSPELDTQLLTEDDSSVSLPEPQTEQDQQGEQSETGSTAGDQMGASFMPKTKNEHIQPGKESNTGSTTEEDSGTSPMYLQTEQVQVGKQSSRDPAGEEMYPCSVPVGLFWYVSHMYEEEMKLIEKENGVKIMADVKVRFEEDQKHGRPDRALEEFENLVQKSLVESSGSVIPLKFIDSDQWGDALKTIQKKKNKLLVTLTSETMTVRGPGQSQDVISKCLYADTHWKRNTDASHQE, from the exons ATGTCAGCGAACGTCTATGAAGCTGAGCCCATGAAAGTC GATGATGAAGAAGTTCTATTTGTCCTCTCATTGAAGTGGACAAATCTAAAAGAACCACAAAAAGTGAAGAGGCTAGAGACTCGTCTACATAGAATGCTTCAGACTTGGTTCAATAAATGCAAACATCAGGTGGACTGTGCAGTGGAAAGGACCTTAAAAGATGGCCGTGTTGTGGTAAAGGCTAAACCAGCTCCAG cCCTGGCTGATCTTCAGAAACTGAATAACCAAACACTAACTGGGAGGGATGGACAATCAGTCACCATAATATCCATCAGTCTCACACTGCCATCTCCAGAGCTCGATACACAAGTACCAGAGGATGCTTCAATTAACCTTTCTGCATCTCTGCAAGAGTTACAAACG ATGCAGCATTCTGCTTTGAGTGACAACCAGCAACATTCATCACCTACAGATACAACTGCTGCA GTGCAGCATTCTTCTTTGAGTGTCAACCAGCAACACCTAACACCAATTGATACACCTGGTGCA GTGCAGCCTTCTGCTATGGGCAAAAATGAGCAACATCTAAAACCTACCGATACACCTGCTGCA GTTGAAGATGGAGCTCTCATTGTTCTCTCACTGAAGTGGACAAAGTCTGATGAtgaaccacaaaaaacaaagaagcctGAGACTAGTCTACATAAAATGCTTCAGTCCTGGTTCAACAAATGTAAACTTAATGTGGACTGTTCAGTGAAAAGGATCCTAAAAGATGGGAGTGCAGTGATAAACATTAAACCAGCTCCAG ctaTCACTGAGCTTCAGAAACTGAGTAAAGAAACACTAACTGAGAAGGAAACTGAGAAGGGAGctgggaagggaaaaaaaacaacggtCACCATAACATCCATCAGTCTGACACTGCCATCTCCAGAGCTCGATACACAACTACTTACTGAAGATGATTCTTCAGTAAGTCTACCAGAGCCACAAACT GAGCAAGATCAACAGGGGGAGCAGAGTGAAACAGGTTCTACAGCTGGAGACCAGATGGGTGCTTCTTTCATGCCAAAGACAAAAAAT GAGCACATTCAGCCAGGGAAGGAGAGTAACACAGGTTCTACAACTGAAGAAGATAGTGGTACTTCCCCAATGTACTTACAAACT gAGCAAGTTCAGGTGGGGAAACAGAGTAGCAGAGATCCTGCAGGTGAAGAAATGTACCCTTGTTCTGTCCCAGTGGGTCTTTTCTGGTACGTGAGCCACATGTACGAAGAGGAAATGAAACTTATAGAGAAAGAGAATGGAGTTAAAATCATGGCAGATGTGAAGGTGAGATTTGAAGAAGACCAAAAACATGGGAGACCAGACCGTGCTCTCGAGGAGTTTGAAAACCTTGTCCAGAAAAGCTTAGTTGAATCCAGTGGCTCAGTTATTCCTCTCAAGTTCATAGATTCAGATCAGTGGGGCGATGCACTGAAAACCatccagaaaaagaaaaacaagctttTGGTTACTCTGACCTCTGAAACAATGACTGTGCGTGGACCAGGACAAAGTCAAGATGTTATCAGTAAGTGCTTATATGCAGATACAcattggaaaagaaacacagatgCTTCTCATCAAGAGTAA
- the LOC143418613 gene encoding uncharacterized protein LOC143418613 isoform X3 has protein sequence MSANVYEAEPMKVDDEEVLFVLSLKWTNLKEPQKVKRLETRLHRMLQTWFNKCKHQVDCAVERTLKDGRVVVKAKPAPALADLQKLNNQTLTGRDGQSVTIISISLTLPSPELDTQVPEDASINLSASLQELQTMQHSALSDNQQHSSPTDTTAAVQHSSLSVNQQHLTPIDTPGAVQPSAMGKNEQHLKPTDTPAAVEDGALIVLSLKWTKSDDEPQKTKKPETSLHKMLQSWFNKCKLNVDCSVKRILKDGSAVINIKPAPAITELQKLSKETLTEKETEKGAGKGKKTTVTITSISLTLPSPELDTQLLTEDDSSEQDQQGEQSETGSTAGDQMGASFMPKTKNEHIQPGKESNTGSTTEEDSGTSPMYLQTEQVQVGKQSSRDPAGEEMYPCSVPVGLFWYVSHMYEEEMKLIEKENGVKIMADVKVRFEEDQKHGRPDRALEEFENLVQKSLVESSGSVIPLKFIDSDQWGDALKTIQKKKNKLLVTLTSETMTVRGPGQSQDVISKCLYADTHWKRNTDASHQE, from the exons ATGTCAGCGAACGTCTATGAAGCTGAGCCCATGAAAGTC GATGATGAAGAAGTTCTATTTGTCCTCTCATTGAAGTGGACAAATCTAAAAGAACCACAAAAAGTGAAGAGGCTAGAGACTCGTCTACATAGAATGCTTCAGACTTGGTTCAATAAATGCAAACATCAGGTGGACTGTGCAGTGGAAAGGACCTTAAAAGATGGCCGTGTTGTGGTAAAGGCTAAACCAGCTCCAG cCCTGGCTGATCTTCAGAAACTGAATAACCAAACACTAACTGGGAGGGATGGACAATCAGTCACCATAATATCCATCAGTCTCACACTGCCATCTCCAGAGCTCGATACACAAGTACCAGAGGATGCTTCAATTAACCTTTCTGCATCTCTGCAAGAGTTACAAACG ATGCAGCATTCTGCTTTGAGTGACAACCAGCAACATTCATCACCTACAGATACAACTGCTGCA GTGCAGCATTCTTCTTTGAGTGTCAACCAGCAACACCTAACACCAATTGATACACCTGGTGCA GTGCAGCCTTCTGCTATGGGCAAAAATGAGCAACATCTAAAACCTACCGATACACCTGCTGCA GTTGAAGATGGAGCTCTCATTGTTCTCTCACTGAAGTGGACAAAGTCTGATGAtgaaccacaaaaaacaaagaagcctGAGACTAGTCTACATAAAATGCTTCAGTCCTGGTTCAACAAATGTAAACTTAATGTGGACTGTTCAGTGAAAAGGATCCTAAAAGATGGGAGTGCAGTGATAAACATTAAACCAGCTCCAG ctaTCACTGAGCTTCAGAAACTGAGTAAAGAAACACTAACTGAGAAGGAAACTGAGAAGGGAGctgggaagggaaaaaaaacaacggtCACCATAACATCCATCAGTCTGACACTGCCATCTCCAGAGCTCGATACACAACTACTTACTGAAGATGATTCTTCA GAGCAAGATCAACAGGGGGAGCAGAGTGAAACAGGTTCTACAGCTGGAGACCAGATGGGTGCTTCTTTCATGCCAAAGACAAAAAAT GAGCACATTCAGCCAGGGAAGGAGAGTAACACAGGTTCTACAACTGAAGAAGATAGTGGTACTTCCCCAATGTACTTACAAACT gAGCAAGTTCAGGTGGGGAAACAGAGTAGCAGAGATCCTGCAGGTGAAGAAATGTACCCTTGTTCTGTCCCAGTGGGTCTTTTCTGGTACGTGAGCCACATGTACGAAGAGGAAATGAAACTTATAGAGAAAGAGAATGGAGTTAAAATCATGGCAGATGTGAAGGTGAGATTTGAAGAAGACCAAAAACATGGGAGACCAGACCGTGCTCTCGAGGAGTTTGAAAACCTTGTCCAGAAAAGCTTAGTTGAATCCAGTGGCTCAGTTATTCCTCTCAAGTTCATAGATTCAGATCAGTGGGGCGATGCACTGAAAACCatccagaaaaagaaaaacaagctttTGGTTACTCTGACCTCTGAAACAATGACTGTGCGTGGACCAGGACAAAGTCAAGATGTTATCAGTAAGTGCTTATATGCAGATACAcattggaaaagaaacacagatgCTTCTCATCAAGAGTAA
- the LOC143418613 gene encoding uncharacterized protein LOC143418613 isoform X1, with product MSANVYEAEPMKVDDEEVLFVLSLKWTNLKEPQKVKRLETRLHRMLQTWFNKCKHQVDCAVERTLKDGRVVVKAKPAPALADLQKLNNQTLTGRDGQSVTIISISLTLPSPELDTQVPEDASINLSASLQELQTEQVQKSEQSNAPKEEVHSCSVPVGHFWYVSHMYEEEIKRIEKKNGVKIMADVKVRFEVDQKHGRPDRALEEFENLVQKSLVESCGSVIPLKFIESDEWGNALKTIQKKESKLLVTLTSDVMTVRGPGQSQDVMSKCLYADAMQTTNTHGSLAQFYDQVQLGKQSSTVSAGEEMYTCSIPVGHFWYVNHMYEEEMKRIEKKNGVKIMADMKVRYEVDQKHGRPDNALDEFVNLVQKSSAESSRSVIPLKFIDSDQWGDALKTIQEKENKLLVTLTSETMTVRGPTQSQEAIKKLLNADTHRKRNTDASHQEYERETQDTLKIDMTIKDDFPHAGLIIEETFWKLMTNSYNKEIEKIKAKFNVAFNDSDIDQGKVNVKAFYKKEGNASMESHALRALLCLHQRFVSS from the exons ATGTCAGCGAACGTCTATGAAGCTGAGCCCATGAAAGTC GATGATGAAGAAGTTCTATTTGTCCTCTCATTGAAGTGGACAAATCTAAAAGAACCACAAAAAGTGAAGAGGCTAGAGACTCGTCTACATAGAATGCTTCAGACTTGGTTCAATAAATGCAAACATCAGGTGGACTGTGCAGTGGAAAGGACCTTAAAAGATGGCCGTGTTGTGGTAAAGGCTAAACCAGCTCCAG cCCTGGCTGATCTTCAGAAACTGAATAACCAAACACTAACTGGGAGGGATGGACAATCAGTCACCATAATATCCATCAGTCTCACACTGCCATCTCCAGAGCTCGATACACAAGTACCAGAGGATGCTTCAATTAACCTTTCTGCATCTCTGCAAGAGTTACAAACG GAACAGGTTCAAAAAAGTGAACAAAGTAATGCCCCTAAAGAAGAGGTGCACTCTTGTTCCGTCCCAGTGGGTCATTTCTGGTACGTGAGCCACATGTATGAAGAGGAAATAAAACGTATAGAAAAAAAGAATGGGGTTAAAATCATGGCAGATGTGAAGGTGAGATTTGAAGTAGACCAAAAACATGGGAGACCAGACCGTGCTCTCGAGGAGTTTGAAAACCTTGTCCAGAAAAGCTTAGTTGAATCCTGTGGCTCAGTTATTCCTCTCAAGTTCATAGAGTCAGATGAGTGGGGCAACGCCCTGAAAACCATCCAGAAAAAGGAAAGTAAGCTTTTGGTTACTCTGACTTCTGATGTAATGACTGTGCGTGGGCCAGGACAAAGTCAAGATGTTATGAGTAAGTGCTTATATGCAGATGCAATGCagacaacaaacacacatggtTCTCTTGCTCAGTTTTATGACCAAGTTCAGCTGGGGAAACAGAGTAGCACAGTTTCTGCAGGTGAAGAAATGTACACTTGTTCCATCCCAGTGGGTCATTTCTGGTATGTGAACCACATGTACGAAGAGGAAATGAAACGTATAGAAAAAAAGAATGGGGTTAAAATCATGGCAGATATGAAGGTGAGATATGAAGTAGACCAAAAACATGGGAGACCAGACAATGCTCTCGATGAGTTTGTAAACCTTGTCCAGAAAAGCTCAGCTGAATCCAGTCGCTCAGTTATTCCTCTCAAGTTCATAGATTCAGATCAGTGGGGCGATGCACTGAAAACCatccaggaaaaagaaaacaagctttTGGTTACTCTGACCTCTGAAACAATGACTGTGCGTGGACCAACACAAAGTCAAGAGGCCATCAAAAAGTTATTAAATGCAGATACACATcggaaaagaaacacagatgCTTCTCATCAAGAGTATGAAAGAGAGACTCAAGACACACTGAAGATTGACATGACCATCAAAGATGATTTCCCGCATGCAGGACTGATCATTGAGGAGACATTTTGGAAGTTGATGACTAACTCTTATAACAAGGAAATAGAAAAGATCAAAGCTAAGTTTAACGTAGCATTCAATGATTCAGACATTGATCAAGGCAAAGTTAATGTCAAAGCTTTCTACAAGAAAGAAGGAAATGCCTCAATGGAGAGCCACGCCCTCAGAGCACTTCTCTGTCTACACCAGAGGTTTGTTTCATCCTAA